One Pararhizobium sp. IMCC3301 DNA segment encodes these proteins:
- a CDS encoding IS630 family transposase (programmed frameshift), translating into MPTAIPLRCDFDAPTLRRLARRCRDNRQIRRLLALAAVYEGMNRTDAARIGGMDRQTLRDWVHRFNEDGPDGLTNRSGAGRPRLLSDEQMLELAQIVETGPERKINGVVRWRRIDLVRMISERFGVMCSQSVVSDYLAELGFSHISGRPQHPAQNPQVIEAFKKNFANTLAAHIADLPEGTPVEVWFQDEARIGQKNGRVRIWAKKGTRPRLPADQRYQNTYLFGAICPKRGTGAALVLPSANTEAMQLHLDEISKYVARKAHAVVLMDRAGWHTTSKLNVPKNITIILLPSKSPELNPVENIWQYLRANWLSNCVFKDYTAIVDAACDAWNNLIHHPEVITSIGMRNWAHVGQ; encoded by the exons ATGCCTACTGCCATACCGCTTCGCTGTGATTTTGATGCTCCTACTCTGCGCCGGCTTGCGCGTCGATGTCGTGACAACCGTCAGATACGCCGGTTGCTTGCGTTGGCCGCTGTGTACGAAGGTATGAACCGGACAGATGCGGCGCGGATTGGCGGGATGGATCGTCAAACGCTGCGCGATTGGGTGCATCGCTTCAACGAAGATGGCCCTGATGGATTGACCAACCGCTCAGGAGCCGGACGCCCTCGTTTGCTGAGCGATGAGCAAATGCTGGAACTGGCGCAGATTGTCGAAACGGGACCAGAGCGAAAGATAAATGGTGTTGTGCGGTGGCGGCGCATTGATCTGGTTCGGATGATCAGCGAACGGTTCGGGGTAATGTGCTCTCAAAGCGTCGTCTCCGATTATCTGGCTGAGCTCGGCTTTTCCCATATCTCAGGCCGTCCGCAGCATCCTGCTCAAAATCCGCAGGTGATCGAGGCTTTCA AAAAAAACTTCGCCAATACGCTCGCAGCCCACATAGCCGACCTGCCGGAGGGCACTCCAGTTGAGGTGTGGTTCCAGGACGAAGCTCGTATTGGACAAAAGAACGGACGCGTCCGTATCTGGGCGAAGAAAGGAACTCGACCACGCCTGCCTGCCGACCAGCGTTACCAGAACACCTACCTGTTCGGTGCCATTTGTCCCAAGCGCGGAACAGGTGCGGCTTTGGTCCTGCCCTCCGCCAATACCGAAGCGATGCAATTGCACCTCGATGAGATCAGCAAATATGTCGCCCGCAAGGCCCATGCAGTGGTGCTGATGGATCGCGCAGGCTGGCACACGACAAGCAAACTCAACGTACCCAAAAACATCACCATCATCTTGCTGCCGTCAAAGTCGCCAGAGCTGAACCCGGTCGAAAACATCTGGCAATACCTTCGGGCAAACTGGCTCTCAAACTGCGTCTTCAAAGACTACACCGCTATCGTCGATGCAGCATGCGATGCATGGAACAATCTCATCCATCATCCAGAAGTCATCACATCAATCGGAATGAGAAACTGGGCTCATGTGGGTCAGTGA
- a CDS encoding filamentous hemagglutinin N-terminal domain-containing protein produces the protein MKRLKKRLHATSALTPALLLAATVYAAANPLDGKVVSGDATITAPDPQTLSVTQTTDRAIINWREFNIEAGETTRFVQPGSESWTLNRVTGSNDPSRILGNLEANGNVIIVNPDGIHFGAGAQVDVNRLIATTSGISNENFNTGNLIFDQAGNASASIVIEAGISVKDYGLAAFVAPSVRNSGTITARLGTINLASGNSFTIDPYGDGLVKLAIDDEISAEVFDVATGKPVSDLVKNEGTLKADGGTVAMSAATARLAVNSVINNTGVIEANTVRMRGGKIILGAQTRSTKVAGAPQQVVRLSGPLSATTYEPITKVVLPKRRPEEKGQIVVTGEVILGTSATINVSGNDGGGAVLIGGDYLGGNATPETMAEYGIAYSAFPVPTADFVVLEESVTITADATDNGDGGKVVVWSNEATLTSATITARGGSNGGDGGFIETSGKNYLSVLTAADASASNGKVGSWLMDPVNIRIVDGLEQYLDIMPNQFWGQFPVNGTLVDVFADFYVPVDQYNLVPDGFGGFTRIDSHSSASIIDAATIETALNSGTAVFITNVNSLGDDAGWISIEADINKTSGGDGILGFNSVDDIVIASGVDITSTSGRLLLSFASAEGQIRGNNTGFVDTNGGLVLLAAKEGANISAAGFGSDVGNPSAIQIDIQNYPSSSGSYELSSAGGGFVNFSYNAATATFGQNSINLGGTPISLQLIMDHNAVLADGAITDTSQSQIVFLFIDPASTLTATQPGNNVAEINSNGLVAAGSQAGVGGELNVLPLLEVAESMNPVTQCAGITCVPVTPVVVPPVPPVVSDPELLLGTAQSTPPFLEDAVPIVIRTPGYDSYGNKIDLWSGRLSNTNAASALLTYANLANGIYDNAKSIDGWNLQKSWKDILRDGFAAQGIVEKAQLEIVMLTLSASGFNAAIYEKNGEIALVFEGSATLFSGVPIVSFMADYVGTNLPQLIFGDRDLNQYDFALIFANFAQAEYSGKQLTTVGHSLGGGLAQYVASENSQIKSVTFNAAGLGPSKGVAPSNLSNVINVRLAGDPVSAVRNQIGSTKYTFSTSKINKHSIKNIINSLEENLNNNNGSW, from the coding sequence GTGAAACGATTAAAGAAGCGCCTCCATGCGACCTCTGCTCTCACACCCGCGCTGCTCTTGGCTGCCACCGTGTATGCTGCCGCGAACCCGCTTGATGGGAAGGTGGTATCAGGAGATGCCACTATTACCGCCCCAGACCCACAAACCTTGAGCGTGACCCAAACCACTGACCGCGCCATTATCAACTGGCGTGAGTTTAATATCGAGGCAGGAGAGACAACCCGTTTTGTGCAACCAGGCTCCGAGTCCTGGACACTTAACCGCGTGACTGGCTCGAATGATCCATCCCGCATCCTTGGCAACCTGGAAGCCAATGGGAATGTGATTATTGTCAATCCTGACGGCATTCACTTTGGCGCAGGCGCGCAAGTGGACGTCAATCGTTTAATTGCGACCACCAGCGGTATCAGCAATGAAAACTTCAATACCGGCAATCTGATATTTGACCAAGCGGGCAATGCCTCAGCTTCCATCGTCATTGAAGCAGGTATTAGTGTTAAGGACTATGGCTTGGCCGCGTTTGTGGCACCATCTGTACGCAACTCCGGTACCATCACAGCACGGCTTGGCACTATTAATCTTGCTTCTGGCAACAGCTTCACCATTGACCCTTATGGGGATGGGTTGGTGAAGCTTGCTATTGATGATGAGATCAGCGCTGAAGTGTTTGATGTGGCCACTGGAAAACCGGTCTCTGATCTGGTGAAGAATGAAGGCACATTGAAGGCCGATGGCGGCACCGTTGCAATGTCAGCGGCTACGGCACGGCTGGCGGTGAATTCGGTGATTAACAATACCGGCGTCATTGAGGCAAATACGGTTAGGATGCGCGGCGGAAAGATCATTCTGGGGGCGCAGACGCGGTCGACAAAAGTCGCCGGAGCGCCGCAGCAGGTAGTGCGCCTTTCTGGACCCCTGTCCGCCACGACCTACGAGCCGATCACAAAAGTAGTGCTGCCCAAGCGCCGTCCTGAGGAAAAGGGACAGATTGTCGTCACCGGTGAGGTCATATTGGGAACTTCGGCAACCATCAATGTATCAGGTAATGATGGTGGTGGAGCCGTTCTGATTGGTGGGGACTATCTTGGAGGTAACGCGACGCCAGAGACCATGGCTGAATACGGTATTGCCTATTCAGCGTTTCCAGTTCCAACCGCCGACTTTGTGGTGTTGGAAGAAAGCGTAACAATCACCGCAGATGCGACCGACAACGGAGATGGTGGCAAGGTGGTAGTCTGGTCAAATGAGGCAACGCTGACATCCGCAACAATTACTGCGCGTGGAGGCTCAAACGGCGGTGACGGCGGGTTTATTGAAACCTCGGGCAAAAACTACCTCTCGGTGCTCACCGCTGCTGATGCTTCAGCTTCAAATGGCAAGGTTGGTAGCTGGCTTATGGACCCGGTCAACATTCGAATCGTTGACGGGCTTGAACAGTATCTGGACATCATGCCAAACCAATTTTGGGGTCAATTCCCTGTGAATGGTACGCTCGTAGACGTGTTTGCTGACTTTTACGTCCCAGTCGATCAATACAATTTGGTTCCCGACGGATTCGGTGGATTCACACGTATTGATAGTCACAGTTCTGCTTCCATCATAGATGCTGCTACCATCGAGACTGCGCTCAATAGTGGCACTGCGGTATTCATTACTAATGTAAACTCGTTGGGTGATGATGCCGGATGGATTTCAATTGAAGCGGACATAAACAAGACAAGTGGCGGGGACGGCATCCTCGGGTTTAACTCGGTTGACGATATTGTGATTGCAAGCGGAGTTGATATTACTTCGACCTCAGGAAGACTTCTCTTGAGCTTCGCATCGGCAGAGGGGCAGATTCGCGGGAACAATACCGGCTTCGTCGATACCAATGGCGGGCTGGTGCTATTGGCAGCCAAAGAAGGGGCAAACATCTCAGCCGCTGGGTTCGGTTCAGATGTTGGCAATCCAAGCGCAATTCAGATCGACATTCAGAACTATCCGTCTTCTTCAGGTTCATATGAACTGAGTTCTGCCGGAGGTGGGTTTGTTAACTTTTCCTACAACGCTGCCACTGCAACATTCGGCCAGAACTCCATCAATCTTGGCGGTACCCCGATATCGCTGCAGCTGATCATGGATCACAATGCTGTGCTGGCAGATGGTGCAATCACTGATACGAGCCAGTCGCAGATTGTGTTCCTGTTCATCGATCCAGCAAGCACATTGACAGCTACGCAGCCAGGTAACAATGTCGCCGAAATTAACTCCAATGGACTCGTGGCGGCCGGAAGCCAAGCAGGTGTGGGTGGAGAGCTCAATGTGCTGCCGTTGCTTGAGGTGGCGGAGTCGATGAACCCAGTGACGCAATGTGCAGGGATTACGTGTGTGCCTGTGACACCGGTGGTGGTGCCGCCGGTGCCGCCGGTGGTGTCGGATCCGGAGTTACTGTTAGGCACTGCGCAGTCCACCCCCCCGTTTCTTGAGGACGCTGTTCCAATTGTGATTAGAACTCCTGGGTATGATTCATACGGAAACAAGATTGACTTGTGGTCCGGCCGATTGTCGAACACCAATGCGGCTTCTGCGTTATTGACATATGCAAATTTAGCGAACGGAATTTACGACAATGCGAAATCAATTGATGGCTGGAATTTGCAGAAATCTTGGAAAGATATACTGAGAGATGGGTTCGCGGCACAGGGAATTGTTGAGAAAGCACAGCTTGAAATAGTTATGCTAACATTGAGTGCATCAGGTTTTAACGCAGCAATTTACGAAAAAAATGGCGAAATTGCCTTGGTATTTGAAGGGAGCGCTACACTATTTAGCGGTGTGCCTATTGTTTCATTTATGGCGGATTATGTAGGCACCAATCTTCCTCAATTAATTTTTGGAGATCGGGATCTCAACCAATATGATTTTGCGCTCATTTTTGCCAATTTTGCGCAAGCCGAGTACAGTGGGAAACAATTAACCACTGTTGGCCACTCGTTGGGTGGTGGTTTGGCTCAATATGTAGCCAGTGAGAATAGCCAAATTAAATCGGTAACTTTTAACGCTGCTGGATTGGGGCCATCAAAAGGTGTTGCCCCGAGTAATTTATCGAATGTGATTAATGTGAGGCTAGCAGGTGACCCCGTTAGTGCAGTACGGAACCAAATCGGATCAACAAAATATACTTTTAGCACCTCAAAAATTAACAAGCATTCTATAAAAAATATTATAAATTCGTTAGAGGAAAATTTAAATAACAACAATGGAAGCTGGTGA
- a CDS encoding recombinase family protein → MKSCFGYVRVSSHRQGEGVSLDAQKDAILRFSGSNNITISQWFEEQQTAAKSGRPVFNSLLKALKAGKASGVVMHKIDRSARNFFDWAKIGELADSGINVHFATESLDFQSRGGRLTANIQMAVAEDYVRNLKAEIHKGQRGQLKRGYYPFKAPIGYRNNGGNELKTIDPHSGPLVKTAFELYATGQYSLHSLRYEMAPRGLHRSSGEPLSKGCVEKFLANPFYTGLIRIHRTGETYQGAHQPLIATALFQRVAEVRAGKSGKKTTRHNHLFRGLFRCATCRYSMIPEKQKAYVYYRCQSVACRGNSVREEPLDRAIAKVLGKIKLSPQHQTTINQRVEQWCRTKTNSGRHSSGAMQLAQVTQKITKLEDAAITGIIDADNFAKRKEKFLLEQAALNEKMETAATNRTDSERVHKFLERIKNLAEHYHFANPAEKRELVEIATSNRTVVNKNVTVEPSNWLRATEVAVGGFCCAQSPPTSRTSHEMPNQQTGAGLAEKTSDSEAFSEIEARHLEQVIEAANSPEAHRIYEMFMDGYRGAALGTEDCRANHKRL, encoded by the coding sequence ATGAAATCTTGTTTTGGCTATGTCCGCGTCTCCTCCCACAGACAGGGTGAGGGTGTATCCTTGGACGCGCAAAAAGATGCCATTCTTCGGTTTTCTGGTTCCAACAACATCACCATCAGCCAATGGTTCGAGGAGCAGCAAACGGCTGCCAAATCTGGCCGCCCGGTTTTTAACAGTCTGCTAAAAGCTCTCAAAGCTGGCAAAGCCAGCGGCGTTGTCATGCACAAGATTGACCGATCAGCGCGGAATTTCTTTGACTGGGCCAAAATCGGTGAGTTAGCCGACAGTGGCATCAACGTTCATTTCGCGACCGAAAGCCTCGATTTCCAGTCACGGGGCGGACGGCTGACCGCCAATATCCAGATGGCAGTGGCCGAAGACTATGTTCGCAATCTGAAAGCCGAAATCCATAAAGGTCAGCGAGGGCAATTGAAGCGTGGCTACTATCCTTTCAAAGCCCCCATCGGCTATCGTAACAATGGGGGTAATGAGCTCAAAACGATTGATCCACATTCCGGGCCGTTGGTCAAAACGGCGTTTGAGCTGTATGCGACCGGGCAATACTCGCTTCATTCCTTGCGCTATGAAATGGCCCCCCGTGGACTACACCGCTCATCTGGAGAGCCGTTGTCGAAAGGGTGTGTTGAGAAATTCCTGGCCAATCCTTTCTATACCGGACTCATCCGCATCCATCGCACCGGTGAAACTTATCAGGGTGCCCACCAGCCACTGATCGCCACCGCCTTGTTTCAGCGGGTAGCCGAAGTGCGTGCCGGAAAAAGCGGCAAGAAAACCACGCGCCACAATCACCTGTTTCGCGGGCTGTTCCGCTGCGCCACTTGCCGATACTCCATGATTCCGGAAAAGCAAAAGGCCTATGTCTATTACCGCTGTCAGTCAGTAGCGTGCCGGGGAAACAGCGTCCGCGAAGAACCGCTTGATAGGGCAATTGCCAAGGTGCTGGGGAAAATCAAACTCTCACCGCAACACCAGACAACGATCAACCAGCGAGTGGAGCAATGGTGCCGCACCAAGACCAACTCTGGAAGACACAGCAGCGGTGCCATGCAACTGGCGCAGGTGACACAAAAAATCACCAAACTGGAAGACGCCGCAATTACTGGAATCATTGATGCTGACAATTTTGCCAAGCGGAAGGAAAAGTTTTTATTGGAGCAGGCCGCCTTGAACGAAAAGATGGAAACGGCCGCCACCAATCGCACCGATTCCGAACGAGTGCACAAATTTCTCGAACGGATAAAAAACCTTGCCGAGCACTATCATTTTGCCAATCCGGCTGAAAAACGGGAACTGGTCGAAATAGCCACCTCGAACCGTACAGTCGTCAACAAAAACGTCACTGTTGAGCCATCGAATTGGCTTCGGGCCACCGAGGTTGCGGTGGGTGGCTTCTGTTGTGCACAGTCTCCACCCACTTCTCGAACCAGTCACGAAATGCCAAACCAGCAAACCGGGGCTGGGTTGGCGGAAAAGACGAGTGATTCTGAAGCATTTTCAGAGATCGAAGCTCGTCACCTTGAGCAAGTGATTGAAGCTGCCAACTCACCAGAAGCCCACCGCATCTACGAGATGTTCATGGATGGCTATCGCGGAGCCGCGTTGGGCACAGAGGATTGCCGGGCTAATCATAAACGCCTGTGA
- a CDS encoding helix-turn-helix transcriptional regulator, whose amino-acid sequence MNAQFALDLKVARRKSGLTQQDCAHLLDVNPSRISRLESGRSTPSVQEICTLSLIYGRSFESLFASMFERARKLVHQQLSSLPDCPKAWLGRFNRNHTLNSLPSRLAVSSKNEHGRV is encoded by the coding sequence ATGAATGCACAATTCGCACTGGACCTGAAGGTGGCCCGTCGCAAATCAGGTCTGACGCAACAAGATTGCGCCCATTTATTAGACGTTAATCCGAGCCGGATATCGAGGCTGGAATCCGGCAGAAGCACGCCTTCAGTGCAGGAAATTTGTACCCTGTCGCTGATCTACGGGAGGTCTTTTGAAAGCCTGTTTGCCTCGATGTTCGAACGCGCCCGGAAACTCGTTCATCAACAGCTGTCCTCGTTGCCAGATTGCCCGAAGGCGTGGCTGGGACGATTTAACCGTAACCACACCTTGAACAGTCTCCCGAGCCGTTTAGCGGTCTCATCCAAAAATGAGCATGGCCGGGTATAA
- a CDS encoding DUF3768 domain-containing protein: MASSSETIRDLNDRFRQGDSTIPGRVMITIGVQNLIAEHDGCSLEQVIEQVQQFDTFAADNDPQAEHDFGAFDFLGAKHFWKIDYYAPDLQHGSEDPADISKTTRVLTLMLAEEY; the protein is encoded by the coding sequence ATGGCCAGTTCATCAGAAACGATACGCGACCTCAATGACCGGTTTCGCCAGGGCGACTCGACCATTCCTGGCCGAGTTATGATTACCATTGGCGTGCAAAATCTGATTGCTGAACATGATGGCTGTTCACTGGAACAGGTCATCGAACAGGTTCAGCAGTTTGATACCTTCGCCGCCGACAATGATCCGCAGGCCGAGCATGATTTTGGAGCCTTTGATTTTCTGGGAGCCAAACATTTCTGGAAAATCGACTACTACGCCCCAGACTTGCAACACGGTTCGGAAGACCCGGCAGACATTTCCAAAACCACGCGCGTCCTCACCCTCATGCTGGCCGAGGAATACTGA
- a CDS encoding type IV secretory system conjugative DNA transfer family protein, producing MRQADRLFHSYIIGQTGTGKSSLMRTMATQDINRGQGFCLIDPHGDLAQSVHKQAGDNCLYWDAADPACPYGYNPLTYVSEPYRPLVASGLIDALKKQWADAWGARMEHLLRYALLALLSRPGSTLRDIMPLFLQTEFRKQVLTTVTDEQVRHFWTSEFPNMNYKTAADGVAPIANKLGAFMAHPLVRRAVCEPEKPLRFRSIMDKGQTLIVNLSKGRLGIDVANILGGLIVSSVALAAYSRQNQSESERRPFLLYVDEFHSFTTTAFADMLSELRKHGLALVLAHQYTSQLDNEVREAIFGNVGTLISFRVGASDAAILTKHFARDIPQPPDLVNLANYDMFIKLMVDGQQGKAFSGRSVV from the coding sequence ATGCGTCAGGCAGACCGGCTGTTTCATTCGTATATTATAGGCCAGACGGGCACAGGTAAATCCAGTCTGATGCGCACCATGGCCACTCAGGATATCAATCGTGGTCAGGGGTTCTGCCTGATTGATCCGCATGGTGATCTGGCTCAATCTGTCCATAAGCAGGCCGGTGACAATTGCCTGTACTGGGACGCCGCTGATCCAGCCTGTCCCTACGGATACAATCCGCTGACCTATGTATCAGAACCATACCGCCCATTGGTCGCCTCTGGCCTGATTGATGCCCTCAAGAAACAATGGGCCGATGCCTGGGGGGCCAGAATGGAACATCTATTGCGCTATGCCTTGCTGGCTTTGCTTTCTCGACCAGGTTCAACCCTGCGGGATATCATGCCGCTGTTTTTGCAAACTGAGTTTCGGAAGCAAGTATTGACCACGGTAACGGATGAGCAAGTGCGACACTTCTGGACCAGCGAATTTCCCAACATGAACTACAAAACCGCCGCCGATGGGGTAGCTCCAATCGCCAACAAGTTAGGGGCTTTTATGGCCCATCCCCTGGTACGCCGGGCCGTCTGTGAGCCGGAGAAACCCCTGCGGTTTCGTAGCATCATGGATAAGGGCCAGACATTGATCGTCAATCTGTCCAAGGGGCGGCTGGGGATTGATGTTGCCAACATCCTGGGCGGTTTGATTGTCTCATCCGTTGCCCTGGCCGCGTATAGCCGTCAGAATCAATCGGAGAGCGAGCGGCGGCCATTTCTGCTCTATGTTGACGAATTCCATTCATTCACGACCACAGCCTTTGCCGACATGCTGTCCGAATTGCGCAAGCATGGTCTGGCATTAGTGTTAGCCCACCAATACACGTCGCAACTGGATAATGAAGTCCGGGAAGCCATCTTTGGTAATGTGGGAACGTTGATTTCATTTCGGGTCGGGGCTAGTGATGCCGCCATTCTTACCAAGCATTTTGCGCGTGATATTCCGCAGCCACCCGATCTGGTGAACCTGGCCAACTATGACATGTTTATCAAGCTGATGGTGGATGGACAGCAAGGGAAGGCGTTTTCTGGTAGGTCGGTTGTTTGA
- a CDS encoding ankyrin repeat domain-containing protein codes for MVIGSVNILNVFRFIAGAMAIFLTIFPVGISATAAQNKYSQLNLEPLKTKDWRGLTAKLRNCAAMKDENLVPGGSITVSFSLAQNGRIVAGSIELISPSSIATPEVLQNIENAIRQCEGTGFVLPPEKYVLWKNASIFLDPNRRQILPLSMKYCGDWSSIINYNAVWKVNYCLHEGMDVSEINNDGEFFPQAILRNPTQETVEILDILVNNGLNLNIKDKQGQTALHYVQASTQNNFAEVIGTKLIKYGSDVNIADIYGSTPLHLTGYNTAKFIRTLIQSGANINAVDLDGLTPLYGLVFFKNAEGVRAMLDAGADPSIGHKRIWRVVVENGLMNTQPYSDLKPRLEGASDSISQNNTSNSYVQALDNNLSLSDMLTKQMQLSGSLVPFPNAEFSRDFDGIWSTPDCSSAESNTKIIAGRIIVEFYVLKTDEKKYFSRIFYITGAKYSLVNGYIRWEIRQKIPLKGLDFEIPQTIVVGDGMLRDPEVGEYARCDYANPQINLVFSEALSLLSHINQIGISCSGANARICLSTIITAFDVSGNGILSKAEIARIIRALSFFVTYYSHDGPAVPIEKLMVGVAMSAIVGPYIASTLIEGSDYNDDGGLDIDELMVDRYNSSVDGAVGSLRTGALDSFADLVSSGLSQILPIVLGMGR; via the coding sequence ATGGTGATTGGATCGGTGAATATTTTGAATGTATTTCGGTTTATTGCCGGAGCGATGGCAATTTTTCTCACAATATTCCCTGTTGGGATTTCAGCTACGGCAGCGCAGAACAAATACTCTCAGTTGAACCTCGAACCGCTTAAAACCAAAGACTGGAGAGGCTTGACGGCGAAACTCAGAAATTGCGCAGCAATGAAAGACGAAAACCTCGTACCTGGTGGTTCAATTACGGTTAGCTTTTCACTTGCTCAAAATGGAAGAATTGTAGCGGGCTCAATTGAGCTGATTTCTCCAAGTTCTATAGCAACACCAGAAGTGCTGCAAAACATTGAAAATGCCATCCGCCAATGCGAGGGGACGGGCTTCGTCTTACCCCCCGAAAAATATGTGCTCTGGAAAAACGCTAGTATATTTCTAGACCCAAATCGGCGTCAGATTTTACCACTATCGATGAAATACTGCGGAGACTGGAGCAGCATTATAAATTATAATGCAGTTTGGAAAGTTAATTATTGCCTTCATGAAGGAATGGATGTTTCAGAAATAAATAACGACGGAGAATTTTTTCCACAAGCAATATTGAGAAATCCAACTCAGGAAACTGTAGAAATATTAGATATATTAGTAAATAACGGCCTAAATCTAAATATAAAAGATAAACAAGGACAAACTGCTCTACACTATGTTCAAGCATCAACTCAGAACAATTTTGCGGAAGTCATAGGAACAAAACTGATCAAATATGGATCTGACGTTAATATTGCAGATATTTACGGATCAACGCCTTTGCATCTAACCGGTTATAATACGGCGAAATTTATCAGGACATTAATCCAATCGGGTGCTAATATAAATGCTGTTGACTTGGACGGCTTGACGCCTCTGTATGGTTTGGTTTTTTTTAAAAATGCAGAAGGCGTTCGAGCCATGCTTGATGCTGGCGCGGATCCATCGATCGGTCATAAGAGAATATGGCGAGTGGTCGTGGAAAATGGCTTAATGAATACTCAACCGTATAGCGACCTCAAGCCCCGACTCGAAGGTGCATCCGATAGCATTTCGCAAAACAACACATCAAATAGCTATGTGCAGGCGCTGGATAATAATTTATCTTTATCCGATATGCTGACGAAACAGATGCAACTGTCCGGCTCGCTCGTTCCTTTCCCCAACGCAGAATTCTCGCGAGACTTTGATGGAATATGGTCGACCCCCGATTGTTCAAGCGCCGAATCTAACACCAAAATTATCGCTGGCAGAATAATAGTCGAATTCTATGTTTTGAAAACAGACGAAAAGAAATATTTTTCAAGAATATTCTATATTACTGGGGCTAAATATTCGCTTGTAAATGGGTATATACGCTGGGAAATAAGACAAAAGATACCGTTAAAGGGATTGGATTTTGAAATACCTCAAACGATAGTCGTTGGGGATGGTATGTTGCGTGATCCTGAGGTCGGCGAATATGCTAGATGTGATTATGCAAATCCTCAAATAAATCTTGTATTTAGCGAGGCATTATCTCTCCTCTCGCACATAAATCAAATCGGAATAAGCTGTAGTGGTGCGAACGCCCGAATCTGTTTATCTACTATTATTACGGCGTTTGATGTATCCGGTAATGGAATTCTATCAAAGGCAGAAATAGCTCGAATAATTAGGGCGTTGTCGTTCTTTGTGACCTACTACTCTCACGATGGGCCTGCAGTTCCAATTGAAAAATTGATGGTAGGCGTGGCGATGTCTGCGATTGTTGGGCCATACATTGCATCGACACTGATCGAGGGCAGTGATTACAATGATGATGGTGGCCTTGATATCGATGAGTTAATGGTTGATCGTTATAATAGTAGCGTAGATGGCGCGGTGGGGTCTCTTAGGACTGGTGCTTTGGATTCATTTGCTGATTTGGTGAGCTCTGGGCTATCGCAAATTCTACCAATTGTACTCGGCATGGGCAGATAA
- a CDS encoding replication-relaxation family protein — protein sequence MTIDHHQNATKDPRHDRLGRRLRFRRCHTGKRLILGARDCDILGWLHRYRFLRQSQLLALIQPQSAKRFTERLGDLYHETGYINRPSFQASQFDSRCTSMLYEISEAGQAYLVALDQLPTRAVTFSRRTRPRYNPQFLHTMMIIEALLTVEMATIVTPGQRFVPVDEILAKAPKPVQQATNPLSAPVTIRPGEGLPGLRSALNTHIIPDALYGIEYLIDGQQKYRFWALECERTSPRRRNTIRVSSTQLKQAAYDSLIQSKAFQRHWGIPNLKLRIVTREGIGS from the coding sequence ATGACTATCGACCACCATCAAAACGCCACCAAAGACCCCCGCCATGACCGGCTGGGCCGCCGTTTGCGCTTCAGGCGTTGCCACACTGGAAAACGCCTCATACTGGGCGCGCGCGATTGCGACATCCTGGGCTGGCTCCATCGCTATCGTTTTCTTCGGCAATCCCAGCTTTTGGCCTTAATACAACCCCAGTCAGCCAAACGCTTCACTGAACGCTTGGGTGATCTCTATCATGAGACGGGCTATATCAATCGACCGTCCTTTCAGGCCAGCCAATTCGATAGCCGCTGCACTTCAATGCTGTATGAAATTTCGGAGGCAGGCCAGGCCTATCTGGTTGCCCTGGATCAACTGCCAACCCGCGCCGTTACGTTTTCCCGGCGCACCCGCCCTCGATACAATCCGCAGTTCCTGCATACCATGATGATCATTGAAGCGCTGCTGACAGTGGAAATGGCCACAATCGTTACCCCCGGCCAGCGGTTTGTCCCGGTTGATGAAATTCTGGCCAAGGCACCCAAACCGGTTCAGCAAGCTACCAATCCGCTGTCGGCTCCGGTCACCATCCGGCCTGGGGAAGGGCTGCCCGGTCTGCGCTCAGCGCTGAACACCCACATCATCCCCGATGCCCTCTATGGCATCGAATATCTGATTGATGGCCAGCAGAAATATCGCTTTTGGGCGCTGGAATGCGAACGCACCAGCCCGAGGCGTCGAAACACTATCCGGGTCTCCAGCACGCAGTTAAAGCAGGCGGCCTATGACAGTCTGATCCAATCCAAAGCCTTCCAGCGGCATTGGGGTATTCCCAATTTGAAACTGCGGATTGTGACGAGAGAGGGGATTGGGAGCTAA